In a genomic window of Accipiter gentilis chromosome 23, bAccGen1.1, whole genome shotgun sequence:
- the KBTBD8 gene encoding kelch repeat and BTB domain-containing protein 8 isoform X2, with the protein MAALGEPSKFSQTLNGIPSSNTVSSGMDPFHACSILQQLKTMYDEGQLTDIVVEVDHGKTFSCHRNVLAAISPYFRSMFTSGLTESTQKEVRIVGVEAESMHLVLNYAYTSRVMLTEANVQALFTAASIFQIPSIQDQCAKYMISHLDPQNSIGVFIFADHYGHQELKDRSQDYIRKKFLSVTKEQEFLQLRKDQLISILDSDDLNVDKEEHVYDSIIRWFEHEQNKREVHLPEIFAKCIRMPLLEETFLEKIPPMFAQAMAKSCVQKGQHSANGYTQRLGMTASEMIICFDAAHKHSGKKQTVPCLDSVTGRVFKLCKPPNDLREVGILVSPDNDIYIAGGYRPSSSEVSIDHRAESDFWMYDHSGNRWIPKAPLLRARIGCKLVHCCGKLYAIGGRVYEGDGRNSLKSVECYDSRENCWTAVCPMPVAMEFHSAVEYKDNIYVLQGEFFLCYDPQKDYWGFLTPMTVPRIQGLATVYNDSIYYIAGTCGNHQRMFTVEAYDIEQNKWTRKKDFPCDQSINPYIKLVLLKNKLHLFVRATQVTVEEHVFRTSRKNSLYQYDEVTDQWQKVYETPDKLWDLGRHFECVVAKLYPQCLQKVI; encoded by the exons ATGGCAGCGTTAGGAG AACCAAGTAAGTTTTCACAAACACTGAACGGAATTCCTTCTTCAAACACAGTCAGCAGTGGAATGGACCCCTTCCATGCTTGTAGTATTCTTCAGCAGCTTAAAACCATGTATGATGAAGGACAACTGACAGATATCGTAGTGGAAGTGGATCATGGGAAAACATTCTCCTGTCATAGGAATGTTCTTGCTGCAATCAGTCCTTATTTCAG atCTATGTTCACTAGCGGCCTTACAGAGAGTACCCAGAAAGAAGTTCGTATAGTTGGTGTTGAAGCAGAGTCAATGCATTTAGTATTGAACTATGCATATACCTCCAGAGTAATGCTGACAGAGGCCAACGTTCAAGCTTTGTTCACTGCAGCTAGTATCTTCCAGATCCCTTCCATACAAGACCAGTGTGCTAAATACATGATCAGTCATTTGGACCCACAGAACTCCATTGGGGTATTTATCTTTGCTGATCACTACGGTCATCAGGAACTCAAAGACAGATCACAAGACTACATTCGTAAAAAGTTTCTGAGTGTCACCAAAGAGCAAGAATTTCTTCAGTTGAGAAAAGACCAACTGATAAGCATACTCGACAGTGATGATTTAAATGTAGACAAAGAAGAACATGTTTATGACAGCATTATAAGGTGGTTTGAGCATGAACAAAATAAGAGAGAAGTGCACCTTCCAGAAATATTTGCCAAATGCATCCGTATGCCTCTGTTGGAAGAGACATTTTTAGAGAAAATCCCTCCCATGTTTGCACAGGCTATGGCCAAAAGCTGTGTACAAAAGGGACAACATAGTGCCAATGGCTATACACAACGGCTTGGAATGACCGCTTCTGAAATGATCATATGCTTTGATGCTGCCCACAAACACTCAGGAAAGAAGCAAACAGTGCCTTGTTTAGATTCGGTCACAGGGAGAGTGTTTAAACTATGCAAGCCACCAAATGACTTGAGGGAGGTTGGAATTCTTGTATCTCCTGATAATGATATTTATATTGCGGGTGGTTACAGACCAAGCAGCAGCGAGGTCTCCATTGACCACAGAGCAGAGAGTGATTTTTGGATGTATGATCACTCTGGCAATAGGTGGATTCCAAAAGCTCCTTTGTTGCGAGCCAGAATAGGCTGCAAATTGGTTCATTGCTGTGGTAAACTGTATGCAATAGGTGGTCGCGTTTATGAAGGAGATGGGCGAAACTCACTCAAGTCTGTGGAGTGTTATGACAGCCGAGAGAACTGTTGGACAGCTGTGTGTCCAATGCCGGTAGCAATGGAGTTTCATAGTGCTGTGGAATATAAGGATAACATCTATGTTTTACAGG gGGAATTTTTTCTCTGCTATGATCCTCAGAAGGATTACTGGGGGTTTTTGACCCCAATGACTGTGCCTAGAATCCAAGGCTTGGCAACTGTATACAATGACTCCATCTACTATATAGCTGGAACCTGTGGAAACCATCAACGTATGTTTACCGTAGAGGCCTATGATATTGAACAAAATAAGTGGACTCGAAAAAAAGACTTTCCATGTGATCAGTCCATTAATCCGTATATAAAACTCGTACTCCTCAAAAATAAACTCCATCTGTTTGTCAGAGCTACTCAAGTCACTGTTGAAGAACATGTTTTCAGAACCAGCAGGAAGAATTCACTCTACCAGTATGATGAGGTTACTGACCAATGGCAAAAAGTATATGAGACTCCCGATAAGCTCTGGGATTTAGGTCGGCATTTTGAATGTGTTGTTGCTAAATTGTATCCGCAGTGTCTTCAGaaagttatttaa
- the KBTBD8 gene encoding kelch repeat and BTB domain-containing protein 8 isoform X1 translates to MVKGFYEEPSKFSQTLNGIPSSNTVSSGMDPFHACSILQQLKTMYDEGQLTDIVVEVDHGKTFSCHRNVLAAISPYFRSMFTSGLTESTQKEVRIVGVEAESMHLVLNYAYTSRVMLTEANVQALFTAASIFQIPSIQDQCAKYMISHLDPQNSIGVFIFADHYGHQELKDRSQDYIRKKFLSVTKEQEFLQLRKDQLISILDSDDLNVDKEEHVYDSIIRWFEHEQNKREVHLPEIFAKCIRMPLLEETFLEKIPPMFAQAMAKSCVQKGQHSANGYTQRLGMTASEMIICFDAAHKHSGKKQTVPCLDSVTGRVFKLCKPPNDLREVGILVSPDNDIYIAGGYRPSSSEVSIDHRAESDFWMYDHSGNRWIPKAPLLRARIGCKLVHCCGKLYAIGGRVYEGDGRNSLKSVECYDSRENCWTAVCPMPVAMEFHSAVEYKDNIYVLQGEFFLCYDPQKDYWGFLTPMTVPRIQGLATVYNDSIYYIAGTCGNHQRMFTVEAYDIEQNKWTRKKDFPCDQSINPYIKLVLLKNKLHLFVRATQVTVEEHVFRTSRKNSLYQYDEVTDQWQKVYETPDKLWDLGRHFECVVAKLYPQCLQKVI, encoded by the exons ATGGTGAAAGGCTTCTATGAAG AACCAAGTAAGTTTTCACAAACACTGAACGGAATTCCTTCTTCAAACACAGTCAGCAGTGGAATGGACCCCTTCCATGCTTGTAGTATTCTTCAGCAGCTTAAAACCATGTATGATGAAGGACAACTGACAGATATCGTAGTGGAAGTGGATCATGGGAAAACATTCTCCTGTCATAGGAATGTTCTTGCTGCAATCAGTCCTTATTTCAG atCTATGTTCACTAGCGGCCTTACAGAGAGTACCCAGAAAGAAGTTCGTATAGTTGGTGTTGAAGCAGAGTCAATGCATTTAGTATTGAACTATGCATATACCTCCAGAGTAATGCTGACAGAGGCCAACGTTCAAGCTTTGTTCACTGCAGCTAGTATCTTCCAGATCCCTTCCATACAAGACCAGTGTGCTAAATACATGATCAGTCATTTGGACCCACAGAACTCCATTGGGGTATTTATCTTTGCTGATCACTACGGTCATCAGGAACTCAAAGACAGATCACAAGACTACATTCGTAAAAAGTTTCTGAGTGTCACCAAAGAGCAAGAATTTCTTCAGTTGAGAAAAGACCAACTGATAAGCATACTCGACAGTGATGATTTAAATGTAGACAAAGAAGAACATGTTTATGACAGCATTATAAGGTGGTTTGAGCATGAACAAAATAAGAGAGAAGTGCACCTTCCAGAAATATTTGCCAAATGCATCCGTATGCCTCTGTTGGAAGAGACATTTTTAGAGAAAATCCCTCCCATGTTTGCACAGGCTATGGCCAAAAGCTGTGTACAAAAGGGACAACATAGTGCCAATGGCTATACACAACGGCTTGGAATGACCGCTTCTGAAATGATCATATGCTTTGATGCTGCCCACAAACACTCAGGAAAGAAGCAAACAGTGCCTTGTTTAGATTCGGTCACAGGGAGAGTGTTTAAACTATGCAAGCCACCAAATGACTTGAGGGAGGTTGGAATTCTTGTATCTCCTGATAATGATATTTATATTGCGGGTGGTTACAGACCAAGCAGCAGCGAGGTCTCCATTGACCACAGAGCAGAGAGTGATTTTTGGATGTATGATCACTCTGGCAATAGGTGGATTCCAAAAGCTCCTTTGTTGCGAGCCAGAATAGGCTGCAAATTGGTTCATTGCTGTGGTAAACTGTATGCAATAGGTGGTCGCGTTTATGAAGGAGATGGGCGAAACTCACTCAAGTCTGTGGAGTGTTATGACAGCCGAGAGAACTGTTGGACAGCTGTGTGTCCAATGCCGGTAGCAATGGAGTTTCATAGTGCTGTGGAATATAAGGATAACATCTATGTTTTACAGG gGGAATTTTTTCTCTGCTATGATCCTCAGAAGGATTACTGGGGGTTTTTGACCCCAATGACTGTGCCTAGAATCCAAGGCTTGGCAACTGTATACAATGACTCCATCTACTATATAGCTGGAACCTGTGGAAACCATCAACGTATGTTTACCGTAGAGGCCTATGATATTGAACAAAATAAGTGGACTCGAAAAAAAGACTTTCCATGTGATCAGTCCATTAATCCGTATATAAAACTCGTACTCCTCAAAAATAAACTCCATCTGTTTGTCAGAGCTACTCAAGTCACTGTTGAAGAACATGTTTTCAGAACCAGCAGGAAGAATTCACTCTACCAGTATGATGAGGTTACTGACCAATGGCAAAAAGTATATGAGACTCCCGATAAGCTCTGGGATTTAGGTCGGCATTTTGAATGTGTTGTTGCTAAATTGTATCCGCAGTGTCTTCAGaaagttatttaa
- the KBTBD8 gene encoding kelch repeat and BTB domain-containing protein 8 isoform X3, with translation MDPFHACSILQQLKTMYDEGQLTDIVVEVDHGKTFSCHRNVLAAISPYFRSMFTSGLTESTQKEVRIVGVEAESMHLVLNYAYTSRVMLTEANVQALFTAASIFQIPSIQDQCAKYMISHLDPQNSIGVFIFADHYGHQELKDRSQDYIRKKFLSVTKEQEFLQLRKDQLISILDSDDLNVDKEEHVYDSIIRWFEHEQNKREVHLPEIFAKCIRMPLLEETFLEKIPPMFAQAMAKSCVQKGQHSANGYTQRLGMTASEMIICFDAAHKHSGKKQTVPCLDSVTGRVFKLCKPPNDLREVGILVSPDNDIYIAGGYRPSSSEVSIDHRAESDFWMYDHSGNRWIPKAPLLRARIGCKLVHCCGKLYAIGGRVYEGDGRNSLKSVECYDSRENCWTAVCPMPVAMEFHSAVEYKDNIYVLQGEFFLCYDPQKDYWGFLTPMTVPRIQGLATVYNDSIYYIAGTCGNHQRMFTVEAYDIEQNKWTRKKDFPCDQSINPYIKLVLLKNKLHLFVRATQVTVEEHVFRTSRKNSLYQYDEVTDQWQKVYETPDKLWDLGRHFECVVAKLYPQCLQKVI, from the exons ATGGACCCCTTCCATGCTTGTAGTATTCTTCAGCAGCTTAAAACCATGTATGATGAAGGACAACTGACAGATATCGTAGTGGAAGTGGATCATGGGAAAACATTCTCCTGTCATAGGAATGTTCTTGCTGCAATCAGTCCTTATTTCAG atCTATGTTCACTAGCGGCCTTACAGAGAGTACCCAGAAAGAAGTTCGTATAGTTGGTGTTGAAGCAGAGTCAATGCATTTAGTATTGAACTATGCATATACCTCCAGAGTAATGCTGACAGAGGCCAACGTTCAAGCTTTGTTCACTGCAGCTAGTATCTTCCAGATCCCTTCCATACAAGACCAGTGTGCTAAATACATGATCAGTCATTTGGACCCACAGAACTCCATTGGGGTATTTATCTTTGCTGATCACTACGGTCATCAGGAACTCAAAGACAGATCACAAGACTACATTCGTAAAAAGTTTCTGAGTGTCACCAAAGAGCAAGAATTTCTTCAGTTGAGAAAAGACCAACTGATAAGCATACTCGACAGTGATGATTTAAATGTAGACAAAGAAGAACATGTTTATGACAGCATTATAAGGTGGTTTGAGCATGAACAAAATAAGAGAGAAGTGCACCTTCCAGAAATATTTGCCAAATGCATCCGTATGCCTCTGTTGGAAGAGACATTTTTAGAGAAAATCCCTCCCATGTTTGCACAGGCTATGGCCAAAAGCTGTGTACAAAAGGGACAACATAGTGCCAATGGCTATACACAACGGCTTGGAATGACCGCTTCTGAAATGATCATATGCTTTGATGCTGCCCACAAACACTCAGGAAAGAAGCAAACAGTGCCTTGTTTAGATTCGGTCACAGGGAGAGTGTTTAAACTATGCAAGCCACCAAATGACTTGAGGGAGGTTGGAATTCTTGTATCTCCTGATAATGATATTTATATTGCGGGTGGTTACAGACCAAGCAGCAGCGAGGTCTCCATTGACCACAGAGCAGAGAGTGATTTTTGGATGTATGATCACTCTGGCAATAGGTGGATTCCAAAAGCTCCTTTGTTGCGAGCCAGAATAGGCTGCAAATTGGTTCATTGCTGTGGTAAACTGTATGCAATAGGTGGTCGCGTTTATGAAGGAGATGGGCGAAACTCACTCAAGTCTGTGGAGTGTTATGACAGCCGAGAGAACTGTTGGACAGCTGTGTGTCCAATGCCGGTAGCAATGGAGTTTCATAGTGCTGTGGAATATAAGGATAACATCTATGTTTTACAGG gGGAATTTTTTCTCTGCTATGATCCTCAGAAGGATTACTGGGGGTTTTTGACCCCAATGACTGTGCCTAGAATCCAAGGCTTGGCAACTGTATACAATGACTCCATCTACTATATAGCTGGAACCTGTGGAAACCATCAACGTATGTTTACCGTAGAGGCCTATGATATTGAACAAAATAAGTGGACTCGAAAAAAAGACTTTCCATGTGATCAGTCCATTAATCCGTATATAAAACTCGTACTCCTCAAAAATAAACTCCATCTGTTTGTCAGAGCTACTCAAGTCACTGTTGAAGAACATGTTTTCAGAACCAGCAGGAAGAATTCACTCTACCAGTATGATGAGGTTACTGACCAATGGCAAAAAGTATATGAGACTCCCGATAAGCTCTGGGATTTAGGTCGGCATTTTGAATGTGTTGTTGCTAAATTGTATCCGCAGTGTCTTCAGaaagttatttaa